One Coffea arabica cultivar ET-39 chromosome 5e, Coffea Arabica ET-39 HiFi, whole genome shotgun sequence DNA segment encodes these proteins:
- the LOC113688069 gene encoding glucan endo-1,3-beta-glucosidase 13-like: MLCVPKIQSIMATPSAPHLLLLLLLLSLISLSSLPSTLSAGGSIAINYGRVANDLPSPPQVVQLLKAQGLTKVKLYDTDSNVLSALPGSGISVTVALPNEQLSSAAAGQSYTDSWVQSNILAYYPKTLIEAIAVGNEVFADPKNTTPFLVPAMKNVYSSLVKYNVSAIKISSPIALSALQTSYPSSSGSFKSELMEPVIKPMLNFLKQTGSYVMVNAYPFFAYTANTDTISLDYALFRNNKGVTDPNNGLVYKSLFEAQLDAVFAAMNAVGFKDVKVVVSETGWPSKGDENEVGASQQNAASYNGNLVRRVLAGGGTPLRPDEPLNVYLFALFNENQKTGPTSERNYGLFYPSEQKVYDVPLTLEALARAPTASPSNTSRVATKPPSTSSGGDFSPSSAGQTWCVASGDAGEEKLKDALDYACGEGAADCRPIQRGATCYNPNTLVAHASYAFNSYYQKKARRSGSCYFGGAAYVVSQSPKYGSCNYPTGY; the protein is encoded by the exons ATGCTCTGCGTACCAAAGATCCAGAGCATCATGGCAACTCCCTCCGCCCCgcacctcctcctcctcctcctcctcctctccctCATCTCCCTCTCTTCCCTCCCCTCCACCCTCTCCGCCGGCGGCTCCATTGCCATCAACTACGGCCGTGTTGCCAACGACCTCCCATCCCCGCCCCAAGTCGTCCAGCTTCTCAAAGCCCAAGGCCTCACTAAAGTCAAGCTCTACGACACAGACTCCAATGTCCTCTCAGCCCTCCCCGGTTCCGGCATCTCAGTCACCGTTGCACTTCCCAACGAACAGCTTTCCTCCGCCGCTGCCGGCCAATCCTACACTGACTCGTGGGTGCAGTCCAACATCCTTGCTTACTACCCCAAAACTCTCATCGAAGCCATTGCCGTCGGGAACGAAGTTTTCGCGGACCCCAAGAACACCACTCCTTTCCTCGTACCCGCCATGAAAAACGTCTACTCTTCGCTGGTTAAGTACAACGTTTCCGCCATCAAGATATCTTCCCCCATTGCTCTCAGCGCACTGCAAACCTCGTACCCATCGTCCTCCGGTTCGTTCAAGTCGGAGCTGATGGAGCCGGTGATCAAACCGATGCTGAACTTCTTGAAACAAACCGGTTCGTATGTCATGGTCAATGCGTATCCGTTCTTCGCTTACACGGCGAACACGGACACGATTTCGTTGGACTACGCCTTGTTTCGCAACAATAAAGGCGTAACAGACCCGAATAACGGGCTGGTCTACAAGAGCCTGTTCGAGGCCCAACTCGACGCCGTTTTCGCAGCGATGAATGCGGTGGGTTTTAAAGACGTCAAAGTCGTGGTGTCCGAAACCGGGTGGCCGTCCAAGGGGGACGAAAATGAAGTGGGTGCAAGCCAGCAGAATGCGGCGTCGTACAACGGGAACCTGGTGCGCAGGGTGCTTGCGGGTGGTGGGACCCCTTTGAGACCCGACGAGCCGCTCAACGTCTACTTGTTTGCTCTGTTCAATGAGAATCAGAAGACGGGGCCCACCTCCGAGAGGAATTATGGGCTCTTTTATCCGAGCGAGCAGAAAGTTTACGATGTTCCGCTGACGCTGGAGGCCTTGGCCAGGGCACCCACGGCTTCGCCGTCGAACACGAGTCGGGTGGCGACGAAGCCTCCGTCCACATCCAGCGGTGGTGATTTTTCCCCCAGCAGCGCGGGCCAGACTTGGTGCGTGGCGAGTGGAGATGCTGGGGAGGAGAAGTTGAAGGACGCACTGGATTATGCTTGTGGGGAAGGAGCTGCTGATTGCCGTCCCATTCAGCGCGGTGCCACGTGTTACAATCCGAACACCCTTGTGGCCCACGCATCATACGCTTTCAATAGCTATTATCAGAAGAAAGCACGAAGAAGTGGGTCCTGTTATTTTGGGGGTGCAGCCTACGTGGTCTCTCAATCTCCCA AGTATGGGAGCTGCAACTATCCGACGGGCTATTGA